In Syntrophorhabdaceae bacterium, one DNA window encodes the following:
- a CDS encoding radical SAM protein, producing MYEQGVIRPPSEAQSLLVRVTRNCPWNQCVFCPAYKGVKFSRRTVEEVKSDIDNMAKEYAGHTGMIKTAFLQDADSLVLKTADILEIIRYMKEKFPAIERITTYARATTLKRKTVDEFRQLREAGLTRIHAGMESGSEKVLKMIKKGITPEDIIEAGVKVVESGISLSEYIMPGIGGRALSEEHARETARVLNMVKPDFIRVRTFALHPQSPMRKMVEQGAFAPMTDEEIVIEIRLLVSSLNEMHSYFSCGDYGPNLLMQVDGYLDEKKAYMLAEIDKYLALTPEQKKVYSLIRRSSFAHYPVEIVYDKEVMQKVLPEIEKLEAGDPQGFDRYIATLMTYTIPQPQTDEDWE from the coding sequence ATGTATGAGCAAGGAGTAATCAGGCCACCGAGCGAGGCGCAGAGTCTGCTTGTACGGGTCACGAGAAATTGTCCGTGGAACCAGTGCGTGTTCTGTCCGGCGTACAAGGGGGTCAAGTTCTCGCGGCGTACCGTGGAAGAAGTCAAGTCGGACATCGACAATATGGCAAAAGAATACGCGGGCCACACCGGCATGATAAAAACCGCGTTCCTTCAGGATGCAGACAGCCTCGTACTGAAAACCGCCGACATCCTCGAAATCATCCGTTATATGAAGGAAAAGTTTCCCGCAATCGAACGGATTACGACCTACGCGCGGGCCACCACGTTGAAGCGCAAGACCGTTGATGAATTCAGGCAGTTACGCGAGGCCGGTCTTACAAGGATTCATGCGGGTATGGAAAGTGGATCGGAAAAAGTGCTCAAGATGATCAAAAAGGGGATCACCCCTGAAGATATCATTGAGGCAGGGGTGAAGGTCGTTGAGTCTGGTATATCGCTCTCGGAATATATCATGCCGGGCATCGGCGGGCGCGCACTGAGCGAGGAGCACGCACGCGAGACCGCCCGCGTCCTCAACATGGTCAAGCCCGATTTCATCCGGGTCCGTACCTTCGCCCTGCACCCTCAGTCACCCATGCGTAAAATGGTTGAACAAGGCGCCTTCGCACCTATGACAGACGAAGAGATCGTCATCGAGATAAGACTGCTCGTTTCCTCTCTCAATGAGATGCACAGCTATTTCTCCTGCGGTGATTACGGACCCAACCTCCTCATGCAGGTGGACGGCTACCTCGACGAAAAAAAGGCCTACATGCTCGCCGAGATCGACAAGTACCTGGCCCTCACACCCGAACAGAAGAAGGTATACTCGCTCATCAGACGGTCTTCTTTCGCGCACTATCCAGTGGAAATCGTCTATGACAAAGAGGTCATGCAAAAAGTCCTGCCTGAGATCGAAAAACTCGAAGCGGGCGACCCTCAGGGTTTTGACCGCTATATCGCCACGCTCATGACCTATACGATCCCCCAGCCGCAAACCGATGAGGATTGGGAGTAA